One [Clostridium] saccharolyticum WM1 DNA segment encodes these proteins:
- the aroC gene encoding chorismate synthase, which yields MAGSTLGTIWKVTTWGESHGKAIGVVVDGCPAGLKLEEADIQVYLDRRKPGQSKFTTKRQEADQVEILSGVFEGMTTGTPISMVVWNTDQRSHDYGNIMEVYRPGHADFTFDEKYGIRDYRGGGRSSGRETIGRVAAGAVAACFLKSLGITVTAYTRSVGPYEAKQEHFNIKEREKNRLFMPDQETAALAEEYLEEMMEKLDSVGGVVECIIDGVPAGIGDPVFDKYDAALAKAVLSIGAVKGFEIGDGFMAARALGSQNNDGFCKGIHKSVEKTANHAGGILGGISDGSQVVLRAAFKPTPSVAQPQKTVTRRGEETEIRIKGRHDPIVVPRAVVVVEAMAALTTADLLLANMASRMDKILEFYGSQGARNGREGSET from the coding sequence ATGGCAGGCTCAACACTGGGAACTATATGGAAGGTGACAACCTGGGGGGAATCTCACGGAAAGGCCATCGGCGTAGTAGTAGACGGCTGTCCGGCGGGGCTGAAACTGGAGGAGGCGGATATTCAGGTATATCTGGACAGGAGAAAGCCGGGGCAGAGCAAATTTACGACTAAGCGACAGGAAGCCGATCAGGTGGAGATCCTGTCCGGGGTATTTGAGGGGATGACAACAGGAACTCCCATTTCCATGGTCGTATGGAACACGGACCAGCGTTCCCATGATTACGGAAATATCATGGAGGTCTATCGTCCGGGCCATGCAGATTTTACCTTTGATGAAAAGTACGGGATCAGGGATTACCGGGGCGGCGGCCGTTCCTCCGGAAGGGAGACCATCGGAAGAGTGGCAGCCGGTGCTGTCGCCGCCTGCTTTTTAAAAAGCCTGGGGATTACCGTAACCGCTTACACCAGATCCGTTGGTCCCTATGAGGCAAAGCAGGAGCATTTTAATATCAAAGAGCGTGAGAAAAACCGCCTTTTCATGCCGGATCAGGAAACGGCTGCTCTGGCTGAAGAATACTTAGAAGAGATGATGGAGAAACTGGACTCTGTGGGAGGTGTGGTGGAATGTATCATTGACGGAGTACCGGCCGGCATCGGAGACCCGGTATTTGATAAATACGATGCGGCTCTTGCAAAGGCGGTCCTGTCTATCGGGGCAGTCAAAGGCTTTGAAATCGGGGATGGCTTTATGGCCGCCCGCGCTCTGGGCTCCCAGAACAACGACGGTTTTTGCAAAGGAATCCATAAGAGCGTGGAAAAGACCGCCAACCATGCAGGAGGGATTCTTGGAGGAATCAGCGATGGTTCCCAGGTAGTCCTTCGTGCCGCATTTAAACCAACACCGTCTGTGGCTCAGCCTCAGAAAACCGTAACCCGCCGGGGAGAGGAAACAGAGATCCGGATCAAGGGCCGCCATGACCCTATTGTGGTTCCCCGTGCAGTGGTGGTGGTGGAAGCCATGGCGGCCCTCACTACCGCAGATTTACTCCTTGCCAATATGGCTTCCAGAATGGATAAGATTCTGGAATTTTACGGCAGCCAGGGGGCAAGGAACGGCAGGGAAGGTTCAGAAACTTGA